A genomic window from Elaeis guineensis isolate ETL-2024a chromosome 3, EG11, whole genome shotgun sequence includes:
- the LOC105040925 gene encoding probable protein ABIL3 isoform X2, giving the protein MEATSPSPSFSAHREEAPAYDEISIQQSLLFSHSLRDLKNMRSQLYSAAEYFELSYSNDDQKQMVMNTLKDYALKALVNTVDHLGSVSYKVNNLLNKKVGEVSGTEFRVSCLEQILRTCQEYMDQEGRFQQSLASPAPKYHKHYILPVGKTILESGRHAIPNYQELDPLKESQQFQMVVHSTIRDSTIRERQPSFRRPHSPSASSSTLQRARSLSPFQRARSPSPSPETGKFSFKEKRAVSPPPSSNTFARTISLSSRPNVASSSNIGHWYPSDTRTSSPMHSHAETNSHRETDQNSKKRRGFLKALLTRRRSRNDESLYTYLDEY; this is encoded by the exons ATGGAGGCCACTTCTCCATCTCCTTCCTTCTCTGCCCATCGGGAGGAAGCACCGGCTTATGATGAGATCTCCATACAACAGAGCCTGCTCTTCTCCCACAGCCTCAGG GACCTGAAGAATATGCGGTCGCAATTGTACTCAGCagccgaatattttgaattatctTACAGCAATGATGACCAGAAACAGAT GGTCATGAACACCTTGAAAGATTATGCCCTTAAGGCCCTTGTTAATACAGTGGATCATTTGGGCTCTGTCTCGTACAAGGTTAATAACCTTCTGAACAAAAAAGTTGGTGAGGTTTCTGGAACAGAGTTTCGGGTTTCTTGCCTTGAACAG ATACTTCGAACATGCCAAGAGTACATGGATCAGGAAGGCCGTTTTCAACAGTCTCTTGCAAGCCCAGCTCCAAAGTATCACAAACATTACATTTTACCAG TAGGTAAAACTATTCTTGAATCTGGAAGACATGCTATACCGAATTATCAAGAATTAGACCCACTGAAGGAATCACAGCAGTTTCAGATGG TGGTTCATTCAACAATTAGGGATTCAACAATTAGGGAAAGACAACCTTCATTCAG GAGACCGCATTCCCCTTCTGCTTCCTCTTCCACTTTGCAACGAGCACGCTCTTTATCACCTTTTCAAAGAGCACGTTCACCATCACCTTCGCCAGAGACTGGGAAATTCTCTTTTAAAG AGAAAAGAGCAGTCTCACCACCTCCAAGTTCAAATACATTTGCACGTACAATATCACTCTCAAGCAGACCAAATGTTGCTAGCTCATCAAATATCGGGCATTGG TATCCTTCAGACACTCGGACATCATCGCCAATGCACTCGCATGCTGAAACAAACAGTCATAGAGAGACTGATCAAAATTCAAAGAAACGTAGAGGCTTCCTCAAGGCCTTGCTTACTAGGCGCAGATCAAGGAATGATGAGTCATTATATACTTACTTGGATGAATATTAA
- the LOC109505583 gene encoding uncharacterized protein — protein sequence MSALFNFHSFLTVVLLVICTCTYIKMQFPTILEQRTGFRGFFWKAARIGERLSPWVALGCFAMGISIIIF from the exons ATG TCGGCGCTGTTTAATTTCCATTCGTTCCTGACGGTGGTGCTGTTGGTGATCTGCACCTGTACCTACATCAAGATGCAGTTCCCCACCATTCTTGAACAGAGGACTGG GTTTCGCGGCTTCTTCTGGAAGGCAGCTAGAATAG GTGAACGCTTAAGCCCTTGGGTGGCCTTGGGGTGCTTTGCGATGGGCATATCCATAATTATTTTCTGA
- the LOC105040925 gene encoding probable protein ABIL3 isoform X1, with amino-acid sequence MMRSPYNRACSSPTASGLWMLRRLDGILYTGLNDLNSHEMVIALQPLGFQDLKNMRSQLYSAAEYFELSYSNDDQKQMVMNTLKDYALKALVNTVDHLGSVSYKVNNLLNKKVGEVSGTEFRVSCLEQILRTCQEYMDQEGRFQQSLASPAPKYHKHYILPVGKTILESGRHAIPNYQELDPLKESQQFQMVVHSTIRDSTIRERQPSFRRPHSPSASSSTLQRARSLSPFQRARSPSPSPETGKFSFKEKRAVSPPPSSNTFARTISLSSRPNVASSSNIGHWYPSDTRTSSPMHSHAETNSHRETDQNSKKRRGFLKALLTRRRSRNDESLYTYLDEY; translated from the exons ATGATGAGATCTCCATACAACAGAGCCTGCTCTTCTCCCACAGCCTCAGG GTTATGGATGCTGCGAAGACTTGATGGCATTCTCTACACCGGTCTAAATGACTTAAATTCACATGAAATGGTGATTGCTTTACAACCTCTTGGTTTTCAGGACCTGAAGAATATGCGGTCGCAATTGTACTCAGCagccgaatattttgaattatctTACAGCAATGATGACCAGAAACAGAT GGTCATGAACACCTTGAAAGATTATGCCCTTAAGGCCCTTGTTAATACAGTGGATCATTTGGGCTCTGTCTCGTACAAGGTTAATAACCTTCTGAACAAAAAAGTTGGTGAGGTTTCTGGAACAGAGTTTCGGGTTTCTTGCCTTGAACAG ATACTTCGAACATGCCAAGAGTACATGGATCAGGAAGGCCGTTTTCAACAGTCTCTTGCAAGCCCAGCTCCAAAGTATCACAAACATTACATTTTACCAG TAGGTAAAACTATTCTTGAATCTGGAAGACATGCTATACCGAATTATCAAGAATTAGACCCACTGAAGGAATCACAGCAGTTTCAGATGG TGGTTCATTCAACAATTAGGGATTCAACAATTAGGGAAAGACAACCTTCATTCAG GAGACCGCATTCCCCTTCTGCTTCCTCTTCCACTTTGCAACGAGCACGCTCTTTATCACCTTTTCAAAGAGCACGTTCACCATCACCTTCGCCAGAGACTGGGAAATTCTCTTTTAAAG AGAAAAGAGCAGTCTCACCACCTCCAAGTTCAAATACATTTGCACGTACAATATCACTCTCAAGCAGACCAAATGTTGCTAGCTCATCAAATATCGGGCATTGG TATCCTTCAGACACTCGGACATCATCGCCAATGCACTCGCATGCTGAAACAAACAGTCATAGAGAGACTGATCAAAATTCAAAGAAACGTAGAGGCTTCCTCAAGGCCTTGCTTACTAGGCGCAGATCAAGGAATGATGAGTCATTATATACTTACTTGGATGAATATTAA
- the LOC105040925 gene encoding probable protein ABIL3 isoform X3, translating into MLRRLDGILYTGLNDLNSHEMVIALQPLGFQDLKNMRSQLYSAAEYFELSYSNDDQKQMVMNTLKDYALKALVNTVDHLGSVSYKVNNLLNKKVGEVSGTEFRVSCLEQILRTCQEYMDQEGRFQQSLASPAPKYHKHYILPVGKTILESGRHAIPNYQELDPLKESQQFQMVVHSTIRDSTIRERQPSFRRPHSPSASSSTLQRARSLSPFQRARSPSPSPETGKFSFKEKRAVSPPPSSNTFARTISLSSRPNVASSSNIGHWYPSDTRTSSPMHSHAETNSHRETDQNSKKRRGFLKALLTRRRSRNDESLYTYLDEY; encoded by the exons ATGCTGCGAAGACTTGATGGCATTCTCTACACCGGTCTAAATGACTTAAATTCACATGAAATGGTGATTGCTTTACAACCTCTTGGTTTTCAGGACCTGAAGAATATGCGGTCGCAATTGTACTCAGCagccgaatattttgaattatctTACAGCAATGATGACCAGAAACAGAT GGTCATGAACACCTTGAAAGATTATGCCCTTAAGGCCCTTGTTAATACAGTGGATCATTTGGGCTCTGTCTCGTACAAGGTTAATAACCTTCTGAACAAAAAAGTTGGTGAGGTTTCTGGAACAGAGTTTCGGGTTTCTTGCCTTGAACAG ATACTTCGAACATGCCAAGAGTACATGGATCAGGAAGGCCGTTTTCAACAGTCTCTTGCAAGCCCAGCTCCAAAGTATCACAAACATTACATTTTACCAG TAGGTAAAACTATTCTTGAATCTGGAAGACATGCTATACCGAATTATCAAGAATTAGACCCACTGAAGGAATCACAGCAGTTTCAGATGG TGGTTCATTCAACAATTAGGGATTCAACAATTAGGGAAAGACAACCTTCATTCAG GAGACCGCATTCCCCTTCTGCTTCCTCTTCCACTTTGCAACGAGCACGCTCTTTATCACCTTTTCAAAGAGCACGTTCACCATCACCTTCGCCAGAGACTGGGAAATTCTCTTTTAAAG AGAAAAGAGCAGTCTCACCACCTCCAAGTTCAAATACATTTGCACGTACAATATCACTCTCAAGCAGACCAAATGTTGCTAGCTCATCAAATATCGGGCATTGG TATCCTTCAGACACTCGGACATCATCGCCAATGCACTCGCATGCTGAAACAAACAGTCATAGAGAGACTGATCAAAATTCAAAGAAACGTAGAGGCTTCCTCAAGGCCTTGCTTACTAGGCGCAGATCAAGGAATGATGAGTCATTATATACTTACTTGGATGAATATTAA
- the LOC105040926 gene encoding signal recognition particle 19 kDa protein → MDGMPNIKKWIIIYPVYINSKKTIAQGRRISAEKACENPTCIEIGDCCSYLKLPFAIELDKAYPRDFMQRGRVRVLLKREDGSPYNPAIGTRKQLMLQIAELVPKHHGRTKKQEATATSNAGPSKSGKGGKKKK, encoded by the exons ATGGATGGAATGCCCAATATAAAGAAATGGATAATAATCTATCCTGTCTACATAAACTCAAAAAAGACGATTGCCCAGGGCCGCCGTATCAGTGCTGAAAAAGCATGTGAGAACCCCACCTGTATTGAGATTGGTGATTGTTGCAGCTATCTCAAGCTTCCCTTTGCCATTGAG TTAGATAAGGCATACCCTCGAGACTTCATGCAGAGAGGAAGGGTGAGGGTGCTGCTGAAAAGGGAGGATGGGTCTCCATATAATCCTGCTATTGGTACCC GAAAGCAGCTGATGCTCCAAATCGCAGAGTTGGTTCCCAAACACCATGGAAGAACCAAGAAACAGGAGGCTACAGCTACATCAAATGCAGGGCCTTCAAAATCTGGAAAgggtggaaagaagaaaaaataa